From the genome of Rhizobium sp. NXC24, one region includes:
- a CDS encoding LacI family DNA-binding transcriptional regulator, with protein MSKVGIRDVAKLAGVSTGTVSRVLNDHPSVTDELRARVRRIIEELGYMPDPSARSMRSKVSRLIGIVIPDLTNPFFSELVQSAEQAAAGHGYNIIVMTSFDHAAKEADRIGQLMSRKVDGIILVPSIDFHTIKLPKGLPIVVVDRLMPGYSGIASDHRHGVRLGVEHLLKLGHRRIGFISGPKHSVPANDRLKGYLDAMGQSDDGKQIQGSSLIAEAAFDYESGRSAGNYLLARARYERPTAIFASSDQQAIGCMRAAHDLGIPIPAALSIVGFDGIPLSSMTTPRLTTVKQPIQKMAAAAVAVLLNKQPTPGLDHPILLACELSEGETTSPPQPD; from the coding sequence ATGTCAAAGGTCGGAATTCGAGACGTTGCCAAGCTCGCGGGAGTTTCCACCGGAACCGTTTCAAGGGTTTTGAACGATCACCCCTCCGTGACGGATGAATTGAGAGCGCGTGTCAGGCGCATCATCGAAGAACTCGGCTATATGCCCGACCCGTCTGCAAGAAGCATGCGCAGCAAGGTCAGCCGCCTCATCGGCATCGTCATTCCGGACCTGACCAACCCCTTCTTCTCGGAACTTGTGCAATCCGCGGAACAAGCGGCGGCAGGTCATGGCTATAACATCATTGTCATGACCTCCTTTGACCACGCGGCCAAGGAGGCAGACCGCATCGGGCAACTGATGAGCCGGAAGGTGGATGGCATCATCCTCGTTCCCAGCATCGATTTCCACACGATCAAGCTGCCGAAGGGATTGCCGATCGTCGTCGTCGACCGCCTTATGCCAGGATATTCCGGCATCGCCTCCGATCACCGCCATGGAGTCCGTCTCGGCGTCGAACATCTTCTGAAGCTCGGTCATCGCCGCATCGGCTTCATTTCGGGACCTAAACACTCCGTACCAGCCAATGATCGCCTCAAGGGCTACCTCGACGCAATGGGGCAGTCCGATGATGGCAAGCAAATACAAGGATCATCGCTCATAGCCGAGGCGGCTTTCGACTATGAAAGCGGTCGATCAGCAGGAAACTACCTGCTTGCACGAGCGCGGTACGAGCGCCCGACCGCCATCTTTGCAAGCTCGGATCAGCAGGCGATCGGCTGCATGAGAGCGGCACATGATTTGGGAATCCCGATACCTGCAGCCCTTTCCATCGTAGGCTTCGACGGCATCCCTCTCTCCAGCATGACAACGCCGCGCCTGACAACGGTCAAGCAGCCGATTCAGAAGATGGCGGCAGCGGCGGTCGCGGTCCTGTTGAACAAGCAGCCTACGCCTGGCCTCGACCATCCAATCCTGCTCGCTTGCGAGCTGTCGGAGGGAGAAACGACCTCTCCACCCCAACCCGATTAA